A genome region from Salvia splendens isolate huo1 chromosome 19, SspV2, whole genome shotgun sequence includes the following:
- the LOC121778887 gene encoding LRR receptor-like serine/threonine-protein kinase EFR: protein MVVIVILVFTKKCKLKKSPLLPTAISPMTEYRRVSYVELERGTSGISESNLLGKGSFGSVFEATLSDGDLAYLSLSGNLFSGFIPDFGNLKLLQGLGLAKNNLSGAEFPTHELTFLSSLTNCPNLKILEVSGNPLNGFLPTSIGNFSSSLESFVAVYNNIIGVIPPEIGNLSTLLLLYLGSNELRGLIPPTIGKMKQLQRIDLSGNQLEGSIPNDPCQINHLGELSLPGNMFVGTIPECLGEVKSLRVINLDSNQLNATIPTKLWTLTDLVTLSLSSNHLSGQLSFQIGNLKLINSLDLSSNQFYGDIPSLIDRCETLAFLNLSNNFLSGSIPQSLGKVKGLIALDLSHNNLSGSIPKFLEDLHYLVSFNVSNNKLEGKIPDEGRFPNFTAQSFSHYLALCGAIRFHVPPCPKYRHRSWLKKLLVPSVILVVIAVLVLIRMRRKKKVALSTDISPPTTEYKRISYRELEQGTCSFSETNLLGRGSFGSVFEATLSDGLKVAVKVFNMELQGAIRSFEVETTILSSIRHRNLVRIVGCCCDSEFKALIMTYMPNGSLEKWLHLDMNRLDLIKRLKIAIDVAAALEYLHHGHTFPVVHCDIKPNNVLLDQDMTAHVADFGISKLFDEGETVIQTQTVGTIGYAAPGDA from the exons ATGGTGGTGATTGTCATCCTCGTGTTTACAAAGAAATGCAAACTGAAGAAATCACCACTGCTTCCTACTGCTATTTCACCTATGACTGAATATAGAAGAGTTTCTTACGTAGAACTAGAGCGTGGAACAAGTGGTATTAGCGAGAGCAACCTTCTTGGAAAAGGAAGTTTTGGTTCAGTATTTGAAGCAACTCTTTCTGATGG AGATCTTGCCTACTTGTCATTATCTGGAAACTTATTTAGTGGCTTCATACCTGACTTTGGGAATTTGAAACTCCTCCAAGGACTTGGCCTTGCGAAAAATAACTTGAGTGGAGCTGAATTTCCAACTCATGAATTGACATTTTTGTCGTCACTAACTAATTGTCCAAATTTGAAGATCTTGGAAGTATCAGGAAATCCACTGAATGGTTTCCTACCCACTTCAATAGGAAACTTTTCCTCATCTCTTGAGAGTTTTGTAGCAGTATACAACAACATCATTGGTGTTATTCCGCCAGAAATAGGAAACTTAAGCACTTTGCTATTACTATATTTGGGTAGTAATGAGCTAAGAGGACTCATTCCACCAACAATTGGTAAAATGAAGCAACTCCAAAGAATTGATCTAAGTGGCAATCAATTGGAAGGGTCTATCCCAAACGATCCTTGCCAAATAAATCATTTAGGTGAGTTGAGCCTTCCTGGTAACATGTTTGTGGGTACAATACCTGAATGTTTGGGTGAAGTTAAATCCTTAAGAGTCATCAACTTAGATTCCAACCAATTGAATGCAACCATCCCCACCAAATTATGGACTCTCACAGACCTTGTGACTTTGAGTTTGTCCTCCAATCACTTGAGTGGTCAATTGTCATTTCAGATTGGAAATTTGAAGTTAATCAACTCTTTGGATTTGTCATCTAATCAATTTTATGGTGATATTCCCAGCTTAATTGATCGTTGCGAAACATTAGCTTTTCTCAACTTATCCAATAATTTTCTTAGCGGATCCATTCCTCAATCCTTGGGAAAGGTTAAAGGTCTGATAGCATTGGATTTGTCTCACAATAATCTTTCAGGGTCAATACCCAAGTTCTTAGAAGACCTTCACTATCTTGTAAGTTTTAATGTTTCCAATAACAAATTGGAAGGGAAAATTCCAGATGAGGGCCGTTTCCCTAACTTCACTGCTCAGTCTTTTTCCCACTACTTAGCTCTTTGTGGTGCTATAAGATTTCATGTCCCGCCCTGCCCAAAATATCGTCATAGATCATGGTTAAAGAAACTCTTGGTGCCATCTGTGATTTTAGTTGTGATTGCTGTGCTTGTTCTTATAAGAATgcgtagaaagaaaaaagtagcACTCTCCACTGATATCTCACCACCAACTACTGAGTACAAAAGAATTTCTTACAGAGAACTTGAACAAGGGACTTGTTCATTTAGTGAAACCAACCTTCTCGGAAGAGGTAGTTTTGGTTCTGTATTCGAAGCAACACTTTCGGATGGGCTGAAAGTTGCAGTAAAAGTGTTCAACATGGAACTGCAAGGAGCAATAAGGAGCTTTGAGGTTGAAACTACTATACTGAGTAGCATTCGGCACAGAAACTTAGTTCGCATTGTTGGATGTTGTTGTGACAGTGAGTTTAAAGCATTGATTATGACATACATGCCAAATGGAAGCTTGGAGAAATGGCTACACTTGGACATGAATCGTCTAGATCTTATAAAGAGATTGAAGATAGCAATAGATGTTGCAGCAGCCTTGGAATATCTTCACCATGGCCATACATTCCCCGTTGTCCATTGTGATATAAAGCCAAACAATGTGTTGCTCGATCAAGATATGACTGCTCATGTTGCTGATTTTGGTATTTCCAAGCTTTTTGATGAAGGGGAAACTGTCATCCAAACACAAACGGTGGGAACCATCGGTTACGCAGCACCAGGTGATGCATGA